A DNA window from Actinomadura coerulea contains the following coding sequences:
- a CDS encoding sensor histidine kinase, producing the protein MRAGLARAAVLAGAFTAGAVAARAATIPALHRLTADLQRSRERILASREEERRRLRHDLHDGLGPTLASLAMSLDAARITLAGEPERMDPLLAEVRDRLATAVGEIRDLAHGLRPPALDDLGLVAAIESFAGGCCERVDVRFDGDPAGLPAAVEVAAYRIAQEALTNVRLHAPGSTVTVRLTRDADLHLVVADTGPGLPDAARNGSQPRPRRGLAAMKEWAAEVGGTCAITSRNGGGTVVTVRLPLAAARIAAGYHRPSIERDGRR; encoded by the coding sequence ATGCGAGCGGGACTGGCACGCGCCGCCGTGCTGGCCGGCGCGTTCACAGCGGGGGCCGTGGCGGCACGCGCCGCGACCATCCCTGCCCTCCACCGTCTCACCGCCGACCTGCAGCGCTCCCGCGAGCGCATCCTCGCCAGCCGCGAGGAGGAGCGCCGCCGGCTGCGCCACGACCTGCACGACGGGCTCGGGCCGACGCTCGCCAGCCTCGCGATGTCGCTGGACGCCGCCCGCATCACCCTCGCGGGCGAGCCGGAGCGGATGGACCCGCTGCTCGCCGAGGTCCGGGACCGGCTGGCGACGGCCGTCGGGGAGATCCGGGACCTCGCGCACGGGCTGCGGCCCCCCGCTCTGGACGACCTCGGCCTCGTCGCCGCGATCGAGTCGTTCGCCGGCGGCTGCTGCGAGCGGGTGGACGTCCGGTTCGACGGCGACCCCGCCGGGCTGCCCGCCGCGGTGGAGGTCGCGGCGTACCGGATCGCGCAGGAGGCGCTGACCAACGTCCGGCTGCACGCCCCCGGAAGCACGGTGACGGTCAGGCTGACCCGGGACGCCGACCTGCACCTGGTGGTCGCCGACACCGGGCCAGGCCTGCCGGACGCCGCCCGCAACGGAAGCCAGCCGAGGCCGCGCCGCGGCCTGGCCGCGATGAAGGAGTGGGCCGCCGAGGTCGGCGGCACCTGCGCGATCACGTCCCGGAACGGCGGCGGGACGGTCGTCACCGTCCGCCTGCCGCTCGCCGCCGCGCGGATCGCCGCCGGGTACCATCGTCCCTCCATCGAAAGAGACGGGCGGCGATGA
- a CDS encoding response regulator transcription factor: MTETIRVLITDDHPVFRQGLKGLLQALGVEVVGEAENGPGAVRLAAELQPDVVIMDLHMPGGNGIEATRTITRTSPRIGVLVLTMFRDDDSVFAAMRAGARGYLLKESGAEEIARAVKAVAAGEAIYGPEIARRVLTYFTDMPDPRQAAFPQLTEREREVLELIAQGRSNTEIAGTLYLSQKTVRNHVSNIFMKLHVADRAQAIVLAREAGLGESRA, translated from the coding sequence ATGACCGAGACCATCCGGGTGCTCATCACCGACGACCATCCGGTTTTCCGGCAGGGGCTGAAGGGGCTGCTGCAGGCGCTCGGGGTGGAGGTCGTCGGCGAGGCCGAGAACGGGCCGGGCGCGGTCCGGCTGGCGGCGGAGCTCCAGCCGGACGTCGTCATCATGGACCTGCACATGCCCGGCGGCAACGGCATCGAGGCGACCCGCACCATCACCCGCACCAGCCCGCGCATCGGCGTGCTGGTGCTGACGATGTTCCGCGACGACGACTCGGTCTTCGCGGCGATGCGCGCCGGCGCCCGCGGCTACCTGCTGAAGGAGTCCGGCGCGGAGGAGATCGCCCGCGCCGTGAAGGCGGTCGCGGCGGGCGAGGCCATCTACGGCCCGGAGATCGCGCGCCGCGTGCTCACCTACTTCACCGACATGCCCGACCCGCGGCAGGCCGCGTTCCCGCAGCTCACCGAGCGGGAGCGGGAGGTCCTCGAGCTGATCGCGCAGGGCCGCAGCAACACCGAGATCGCCGGAACGCTCTACCTCAGCCAGAAGACCGTCCGCAACCACGTCTCGAACATCTTCATGAAGCTGCACGTCGCCGACCGCGCCCAGGCCATCGTCCTGGCCCGCGAGGCCGGCCTCGGCGAGTCCCGCGCCTGA
- a CDS encoding helix-turn-helix transcriptional regulator: MPTYRHVALAAEIGMLVREPDAVQARQEVLRLLNEVLDGDAASLVAVDPFGGEHRQIAGLGYAAETARSLAVDFARTPWFDDVLNAELPPSISEEPSQSFRRGWFYEEYVEPAGFRDGMTGALRRDGRYVGLVHLSTGRHGAFDTRVRRLLASVMPALAAMADATGQAVHAGGVGPLDRAALVSGDRVVPVPGRNRPQVLEDGAFREVVAEFRESGGRRLRVLWPLDRMWHRVGLLSPELSVCPPGAVLVHTRPAEVPYGLTGREVEVLTRLAMGMTNDVIAQQFFLSPRTVHKHVEHILQKTRTSSRTEAAALAVRESILYPVPGLPRRAGVRAFLSRAGG, translated from the coding sequence ATGCCCACCTACCGGCATGTCGCGCTCGCGGCCGAGATCGGGATGCTGGTCCGCGAACCGGACGCGGTCCAGGCGCGCCAGGAGGTGCTGCGCCTGCTGAACGAGGTCCTGGACGGCGACGCCGCGTCCCTGGTCGCGGTCGATCCGTTCGGAGGGGAGCACCGCCAGATCGCCGGGCTGGGCTACGCGGCCGAGACGGCGCGCTCGCTGGCCGTCGACTTCGCCCGGACCCCCTGGTTCGACGACGTGCTCAACGCCGAGCTGCCGCCGTCCATCTCCGAGGAGCCGAGCCAGAGCTTCCGCCGCGGCTGGTTCTACGAGGAGTACGTGGAGCCCGCGGGGTTCCGGGACGGCATGACGGGCGCCCTGCGACGCGACGGGCGCTACGTGGGCCTCGTGCACCTCTCCACCGGACGGCACGGAGCCTTCGACACGCGGGTCCGCCGGCTGCTCGCGTCCGTCATGCCGGCGCTGGCGGCGATGGCGGATGCGACCGGGCAGGCCGTCCACGCCGGCGGCGTGGGTCCCCTGGATCGCGCCGCCCTCGTGTCCGGCGACCGGGTCGTGCCGGTCCCGGGGCGGAACCGGCCGCAGGTGCTGGAGGACGGTGCCTTCCGGGAGGTCGTCGCGGAGTTCCGGGAGTCGGGCGGCCGGCGGCTTCGCGTCCTCTGGCCCCTCGACCGGATGTGGCACCGCGTCGGGCTGCTCTCACCCGAGCTTTCCGTCTGCCCCCCAGGGGCGGTGCTCGTCCACACGCGACCTGCCGAGGTGCCCTACGGACTGACCGGTCGTGAAGTGGAGGTCCTGACGCGCCTGGCGATGGGGATGACCAACGACGTCATCGCCCAGCAGTTCTTCCTGTCGCCGCGCACGGTCCACAAGCACGTCGAGCACATCCTGCAGAAGACCCGGACGTCGAGCCGGACCGAGGCCGCGGCACTCGCCGTGCGCGAAAGCATCCTGTACCCCGTGCCCGGCCTGCCCCGGCGCGCAGGGGTGCGGGCCTTCCTGAGCCGTGCGGGCGGTTGA
- a CDS encoding class II histone deacetylase encodes MATGYLYHEIFGWHDTGSNAGLFGADPAAGLQPYMHLENAETKRRIHELIVVSGLIDRLERVRPRHASEEEILKVHTRDHLERIQAESRWPKGGDAGDGFSPFGKGGYEIAALAAGGVITMVEAVVSGDVTNGYALVRPPGHHAVAGSGMGFCVFGNLAIAARHARDVLGVRRIAVVDWDVHHGNGTQSFFYGDPDVLTISLHQDNCFPPDSGALTERGDGAGFGYALNVPLPPGTGDGGYLYAMDRVVAPALQRFRPDLILVASGFDGSAMDPLARQLLTSEGYRTMTRRLMEVAEDLCGGRIAMSHEGGYNPVYVPFCGLAVIETLAGAEPFADPFLPVVSGMAGQDLQPHQKALVDEVAALVGDISGGPAA; translated from the coding sequence ATGGCCACGGGCTACCTGTACCACGAGATCTTCGGCTGGCATGACACCGGATCGAACGCCGGACTGTTCGGGGCGGACCCGGCGGCCGGGCTGCAGCCCTACATGCACCTGGAGAACGCCGAGACCAAGCGGCGCATCCACGAACTGATCGTCGTGTCGGGGCTCATCGACCGGCTGGAGCGGGTGCGGCCGCGGCACGCGTCCGAGGAGGAGATCCTCAAGGTCCACACCCGGGACCACCTGGAGCGGATCCAGGCCGAGAGCCGGTGGCCGAAGGGAGGCGACGCGGGGGACGGCTTCAGCCCGTTCGGAAAGGGCGGGTACGAGATCGCCGCCCTGGCGGCCGGCGGGGTCATCACGATGGTCGAGGCGGTCGTCAGCGGCGACGTCACCAACGGGTACGCCCTGGTCCGCCCGCCCGGTCACCACGCGGTCGCGGGCAGCGGCATGGGGTTCTGCGTCTTCGGCAACCTCGCCATCGCCGCCCGGCACGCCCGCGACGTCCTCGGCGTGCGGCGCATCGCGGTCGTCGACTGGGACGTCCACCACGGCAACGGGACGCAGTCCTTCTTCTACGGCGACCCGGACGTGCTCACGATCTCCCTGCACCAGGACAACTGCTTCCCGCCGGACAGCGGCGCGCTCACCGAACGCGGTGACGGCGCCGGATTCGGGTACGCGCTGAACGTCCCGCTGCCTCCCGGGACCGGCGACGGAGGCTACCTCTACGCCATGGACCGAGTGGTGGCACCGGCCCTGCAGCGGTTCCGGCCGGATCTCATCCTCGTGGCCTCGGGCTTCGACGGCAGCGCCATGGACCCGCTGGCCCGCCAGCTGCTGACCTCCGAGGGGTACCGGACCATGACGCGCCGGCTCATGGAGGTCGCCGAGGACCTGTGCGGCGGCCGGATCGCGATGTCGCACGAGGGCGGCTACAACCCGGTCTACGTCCCGTTCTGCGGTCTGGCGGTCATCGAGACCCTGGCCGGCGCCGAGCCCTTCGCGGATCCGTTCCTGCCGGTGGTCTCCGGAATGGCCGGCCAGGACCTCCAGCCGCACCAGAAGGCCCTCGTCGACGAGGTCGCGGCGCTGGTCGGCGACATCTCCGGCGGTCCGGCCGCCTAG
- a CDS encoding GDSL-type esterase/lipase family protein: MTEWITTPIDMRIVRGALELERTGRGVLPHRLPLAARAQYPDEYMARTEEQPSGVRLAFRTRATAVELDVLTTKRAYEGAPPQPDGLYELVVDGRPAGAGSVPGGHLAVIDMATQKAVTRPGEPGTLRFAGLAAEAKDVEIWLPQVEPAELIALRTDAPVEPVPDTGRPVWLHHGSSISHGSTAAGPTSTWPAVAAARGGVDLVNLGFGGNALLDPFTARAIRGTSADLISLKIGINVANGDAMRLRAFGPAVHGFLDTVREGHPETPLLLVSPILCPVQEHTPGPLALDPGAPRLRFRATGDPAEVASGRLTLTVIRDALAAIAASRAADDPHLHYLDGRALYGEADYAEVPLPDEIHPAPESHRLIGERFAALVFENEHGAFAAR, encoded by the coding sequence ATGACCGAGTGGATCACCACTCCCATCGACATGCGCATCGTGCGGGGGGCGCTCGAACTGGAGAGGACGGGGCGCGGAGTGCTGCCGCACCGGCTGCCCCTCGCCGCCCGCGCGCAGTACCCCGACGAGTACATGGCGAGGACGGAGGAGCAGCCGTCCGGCGTGCGGCTGGCCTTCCGCACCCGGGCCACCGCCGTGGAACTGGACGTCCTGACCACCAAGCGGGCCTATGAGGGCGCCCCGCCGCAGCCGGACGGCCTCTACGAGCTCGTGGTCGACGGGCGCCCGGCGGGCGCGGGCAGCGTGCCCGGCGGGCACCTCGCCGTCATCGACATGGCGACCCAGAAGGCGGTCACCAGGCCGGGCGAGCCGGGCACGCTCAGGTTCGCGGGCCTGGCCGCCGAGGCCAAGGACGTGGAGATCTGGCTGCCGCAGGTCGAGCCCGCCGAGCTGATCGCGCTGCGCACCGACGCCCCCGTCGAACCCGTCCCGGACACCGGGCGCCCCGTGTGGCTGCACCACGGCAGCTCGATCAGCCATGGCTCCACCGCCGCCGGCCCCACCTCCACCTGGCCCGCGGTGGCCGCCGCCCGTGGCGGCGTCGACCTGGTCAATCTCGGCTTCGGCGGGAACGCGCTGCTCGACCCGTTCACCGCGCGCGCCATCCGCGGCACTTCGGCCGACCTGATCAGCCTCAAGATCGGCATCAACGTCGCGAACGGCGACGCGATGCGCCTGCGCGCGTTCGGGCCCGCCGTGCACGGCTTCCTCGACACCGTCCGCGAGGGGCACCCCGAGACGCCGCTGCTGCTCGTCTCGCCGATCCTCTGCCCCGTCCAGGAGCACACGCCGGGCCCCCTGGCCCTCGACCCCGGGGCGCCGCGCCTGCGGTTCCGGGCCACGGGCGACCCGGCGGAGGTGGCGAGCGGGCGGCTGACGCTCACCGTCATCAGGGACGCGCTGGCCGCCATCGCCGCGAGCCGCGCCGCGGACGATCCCCACCTGCACTACCTCGACGGCCGCGCGCTCTACGGCGAGGCCGACTACGCGGAGGTGCCCCTGCCGGACGAGATCCACCCCGCCCCCGAGAGCCACCGCCTCATCGGGGAGCGCTTCGCCGCGCTGGTCTTCGAGAACGAGCACGGAGCCTTCGCGGCCCGCTGA